A section of the Paenibacillus yonginensis genome encodes:
- a CDS encoding nucleotidyltransferase family protein has product MFEQIGVLILAAGSSSRMGTPKMLLPAPEGNLLKQTVSRALSAGPLHAAVIAARQGPVRREHIAGLPLPVEWLETDHAQQGLGASLSAGVEALAGNNRSLRSVIVLLGDQPLIDARIIRQVAERYLETGNLIVQARYTDRPAHPVLFDAALFPELQNLSGDEGARRLLQKYKSRIDYVDAGCPAPEDIDTPEEYREYIRQLQNVNVHKAPWPADSFKAE; this is encoded by the coding sequence ATGTTTGAGCAAATCGGCGTGCTGATTCTCGCGGCAGGCTCGTCCAGCAGGATGGGCACTCCAAAAATGCTGCTCCCGGCCCCGGAAGGCAATCTGCTCAAGCAGACGGTTAGCCGGGCGCTGTCTGCGGGACCGCTTCATGCAGCCGTCATAGCGGCCAGGCAGGGCCCGGTCCGGCGTGAGCATATCGCCGGCCTGCCGCTGCCGGTAGAGTGGCTGGAGACAGATCACGCACAGCAGGGGCTGGGAGCTTCCTTGTCTGCGGGAGTCGAGGCTTTGGCGGGAAACAACCGCTCGCTTAGAAGCGTTATCGTGCTGCTGGGTGATCAGCCTCTGATCGATGCCCGGATCATCAGACAGGTGGCCGAACGTTACCTGGAAACCGGAAACCTGATCGTCCAGGCCAGGTACACGGACCGCCCTGCGCATCCCGTATTGTTTGATGCCGCTCTGTTTCCGGAGCTGCAAAACTTATCGGGGGATGAAGGAGCTCGCCGGCTGCTGCAGAAATACAAATCCAGAATTGATTACGTAGACGCCGGCTGTCCGGCCCCGGAGGATATTGATACACCTGAGGAATACCGGGAATATATCAGACAGCTCCAGAACGTTAACGTGCATAAAGCTCCATGGCCGGCGGACAGCTTTAAAGCGGAATAA
- a CDS encoding XdhC family protein, whose protein sequence is MEEIVRILKACEEESCSCVIATIVEVAGSAYRREGARCVILENGEVKGILSGGCIEEDLKEHAAKVFATGLPRRLYYDFRAGDDEVWGLGIGCNGAVGIWLELYDPARFPEQARRMSEDYRRRLSARLPYVAVTVLSSSDPLAHPVGERWTASEELSAEAGELRELREGQKAGRVKVAKDGAELELLVEHVRPAAELVIVGAGEDARILCEMAKQLGWRVGILYHATDKASRQQFPHADELMIIPRLAYEQADVAGKSVVVMTHNLELDREAVRQLLRANPAYLGLVGSKYRLEQILSYIRKADPGFEDSLLEKLYSPAGLDIGAETPQEIALSILAEAAACRSGQSGGFLRDRKGLGRRFQAHGQSQGQLQEPSHV, encoded by the coding sequence ATGGAAGAAATCGTCCGGATCTTAAAGGCTTGTGAAGAAGAGAGCTGCTCCTGCGTCATTGCCACGATCGTGGAGGTGGCCGGCTCCGCTTACCGAAGAGAAGGAGCCCGCTGCGTTATTCTGGAGAATGGCGAGGTCAAAGGCATACTCAGCGGCGGCTGCATCGAAGAGGACCTGAAGGAGCATGCCGCCAAGGTGTTTGCTACAGGGCTTCCCCGCCGTTTATATTATGATTTCCGGGCCGGGGATGACGAAGTCTGGGGGCTGGGCATCGGCTGCAACGGCGCTGTCGGGATTTGGCTGGAGCTGTATGATCCGGCCCGCTTCCCGGAGCAGGCGCGGCGAATGAGTGAAGACTACCGGCGCCGCTTGTCCGCCCGCCTTCCATATGTGGCGGTGACGGTATTGTCTTCCTCGGACCCGCTTGCTCATCCCGTCGGCGAACGCTGGACGGCTTCTGAAGAGCTTTCTGCGGAGGCCGGAGAGCTTCGTGAGCTGCGTGAGGGTCAAAAGGCAGGACGTGTAAAAGTCGCAAAGGATGGAGCAGAGCTTGAGCTCCTCGTGGAGCACGTTCGTCCGGCAGCCGAACTGGTGATTGTCGGCGCGGGGGAAGATGCGCGTATCTTATGCGAGATGGCCAAGCAGCTCGGCTGGAGAGTCGGCATCCTGTACCATGCGACAGATAAAGCAAGCCGGCAGCAGTTCCCGCACGCGGATGAACTGATGATCATTCCCCGCCTCGCTTATGAGCAGGCGGATGTTGCGGGGAAATCGGTGGTGGTCATGACCCACAATCTGGAGCTGGATCGCGAAGCGGTCCGGCAGCTGCTCCGGGCTAATCCTGCTTACTTGGGGCTTGTTGGCTCCAAATACAGACTGGAGCAGATTTTGAGCTATATTCGGAAGGCAGACCCGGGATTTGAGGACAGTCTGCTGGAGAAGCTGTATTCTCCTGCAGGGCTGGATATCGGCGCAGAAACGCCGCAGGAAATTGCGCTCAGCATTTTGGCCGAGGCGGCTGCCTGCCGCAGCGGGCAGTCCGGCGGCTTCCTGCGCGACCGCAAAGGCCTGGGCCGCCGATTCCAGGCGCACGGTCAAAGCCAGGGCCAACTTCAGGAGCCCAGCCATGTTTGA
- a CDS encoding 4,5-dihydroxyphthalate decarboxylase, translated as MTDHKLTLAMSESDRTLKLLTGARSIPGFAIDVQQESIEDIFVKQISQSAYDVSELSLASYLIARGGGDARLTAIPVFLSRSFRHNAIYVRSDSPWQHPSELKGRRFGFPEYQMTAAVWVRGMFRDEWGISNEDMQWFTFRPERVPVEIPATLTEGDIFEALAEGKVDAIMTARRPPAHLFPASGEGGVLRRLIPNVWEAEREYYGRTGIFPIMHLVSVKAQTAERYPELPKQLYQTMLDIKDEGIAGMLETIKNYTSAPFIWESVESSAKLMDGDLWPYGIKRNRAQIEKFITYLQADGLLHRSLSLEELFHDSVLDT; from the coding sequence ATGACAGATCACAAGTTAACTTTGGCGATGTCGGAAAGCGACCGTACGCTTAAGTTGTTAACCGGGGCGCGCAGCATCCCGGGTTTCGCTATAGATGTGCAGCAGGAATCTATTGAAGATATTTTTGTGAAGCAGATTTCACAGAGCGCTTATGATGTGTCCGAGTTGTCCCTTGCTTCTTATTTGATTGCCAGAGGCGGAGGAGATGCGCGTCTGACGGCGATCCCTGTTTTTCTGTCCCGTTCATTCCGTCATAATGCCATTTATGTCCGTTCTGACAGCCCGTGGCAGCATCCTTCCGAGCTGAAGGGCCGCAGGTTCGGATTCCCCGAATACCAAATGACGGCTGCGGTTTGGGTGCGGGGCATGTTCCGGGATGAATGGGGAATCTCGAACGAGGATATGCAGTGGTTTACGTTCCGTCCGGAGAGGGTGCCGGTCGAAATACCGGCCACGCTGACCGAAGGCGACATCTTTGAAGCTTTGGCAGAAGGCAAAGTCGACGCGATTATGACGGCCCGCCGTCCGCCGGCTCATTTGTTCCCGGCATCGGGTGAAGGCGGCGTGCTTCGCCGGCTGATTCCGAATGTCTGGGAGGCGGAGCGGGAGTATTACGGCCGCACGGGTATTTTTCCAATTATGCACCTTGTTTCGGTTAAGGCACAGACTGCCGAACGTTATCCGGAGCTGCCGAAGCAGCTCTACCAAACCATGCTCGACATCAAAGACGAAGGCATCGCCGGCATGCTGGAGACGATCAAGAACTATACCTCTGCGCCGTTTATCTGGGAGTCTGTGGAGAGCTCGGCCAAGCTGATGGACGGGGATTTATGGCCGTACGGCATCAAGAGGAACCGGGCGCAAATCGAGAAATTCATCACCTACCTGCAAGCGGACGGCCTGCTCCATCGCAGTCTTTCCCTGGAAGAGCTGTTCCATGATTCCGTACTGGATACTTAA
- a CDS encoding FAD binding domain-containing protein, which yields MPWLQPHSLSEALELLSRNHPRIVCGGTDLFVNAQRNGIEAQSTDWLDIGRIEELKHASRTEEGLEIGVAVTAAEIWQGSLFACVPALQQAAKTVGGWQIQNRASLGGNVANASPAADMVVPLVAYRAEVRLASQTGSRSVPVSEFIIGPKRTALREGEMIVSLFIPARSLDVPQVFLRHDQRSATDISIVSVALLLSAKAGQIEWGTAAVGAAAPKPFVLGPEEEQGWSGELDAGKLQQLGDLYAQASSPITDVRAGADYRRSLVGTYIKRAAGLLLDQISGSEKGEVV from the coding sequence ATGCCCTGGCTTCAGCCGCACAGCTTAAGCGAAGCGCTTGAGCTGCTTTCCAGAAATCATCCCCGCATTGTATGCGGGGGCACGGATTTGTTTGTGAATGCCCAGCGAAACGGGATCGAAGCCCAGTCCACCGACTGGCTGGACATCGGCCGGATCGAGGAACTGAAACATGCCAGCCGGACTGAAGAAGGGCTGGAGATCGGCGTAGCGGTAACCGCAGCCGAAATTTGGCAGGGCAGCTTGTTTGCCTGCGTGCCTGCCCTGCAGCAGGCGGCCAAAACGGTCGGCGGCTGGCAGATTCAGAACCGCGCCTCGCTTGGCGGCAACGTGGCCAACGCTTCACCTGCCGCCGACATGGTCGTCCCGCTCGTCGCTTATCGGGCAGAGGTTCGGCTTGCGAGCCAGACAGGCAGCCGATCCGTCCCGGTGTCCGAGTTTATAATCGGACCGAAACGTACAGCGCTGCGCGAAGGCGAAATGATTGTCTCGCTGTTTATTCCGGCCCGCAGCCTTGATGTCCCTCAGGTTTTTCTGCGTCATGATCAGCGTTCCGCTACGGATATCTCCATCGTATCTGTCGCGCTGCTGCTCAGTGCTAAAGCGGGTCAAATCGAATGGGGGACAGCGGCTGTTGGAGCCGCCGCGCCTAAACCTTTTGTCCTCGGACCAGAAGAAGAGCAGGGCTGGTCAGGCGAACTGGATGCCGGCAAACTGCAGCAGCTGGGCGACTTGTACGCCCAAGCCAGCTCGCCGATCACGGATGTCAGAGCCGGCGCGGATTACCGCCGGTCTTTGGTTGGCACTTATATCAAACGGGCAGCAGGTCTGCTGCTGGATCAGATTTCGGGATCCGAGAAAGGGGAAGTCGTATGA
- a CDS encoding LuxR C-terminal-related transcriptional regulator — MKIVIVDDHPLVRKGLAAVISMQPDVQFAGEATNKREALSVIELTSPDLVLLDLKLAEESGLDVIVAARGMGIRSKFVLLTSSASREDFKRAEEMQVDGYVMKEALPEELLYAIHLVHKGRKYYDPGLVTSQLQDNEMSPADELTPKEKEVLISLGQGCSNREIAQKLFISEYTVKKHVSQILAKLQVADRTQAALYANSIGLCKYEATN, encoded by the coding sequence ATGAAAATCGTCATTGTAGATGACCATCCGCTTGTCAGGAAGGGACTGGCTGCCGTGATTTCCATGCAGCCCGATGTCCAGTTCGCAGGCGAAGCGACAAACAAGCGTGAAGCTTTAAGTGTTATTGAGCTTACAAGCCCTGATTTGGTATTGCTGGATTTGAAGCTGGCCGAGGAATCCGGCCTTGATGTTATTGTTGCAGCCAGAGGCATGGGCATTCGCAGCAAATTTGTGCTGCTCACCTCATCGGCAAGCCGGGAGGACTTCAAGCGGGCGGAAGAAATGCAGGTAGACGGATACGTCATGAAAGAGGCGCTGCCCGAAGAACTGCTGTATGCCATTCATCTGGTGCATAAAGGACGGAAATATTATGATCCCGGTCTTGTGACCAGCCAGCTTCAGGATAATGAAATGAGTCCTGCGGATGAATTGACGCCGAAGGAGAAAGAAGTGCTCATCTCGCTGGGGCAAGGCTGCAGCAACCGCGAGATTGCCCAGAAGCTGTTCATCAGCGAATACACGGTCAAGAAACATGTTAGTCAGATTTTGGCGAAACTTCAGGTTGCGGACCGGACCCAGGCTGCTCTTTATGCCAATTCCATCGGTTTGTGCAAATACGAGGCGACAAATTAA
- a CDS encoding 2Fe-2S iron-sulfur cluster-binding protein, with protein sequence MPVVNLNVLRGEAEGGEYTEHFEVPYEDGMSLLDAIFWIREHQDPSFAVRYSCRSANACKECSALVDGKAGYLCSIRAVPDSEVKIEPLRALPWIKDLATGLE encoded by the coding sequence ATGCCGGTTGTGAATTTAAACGTCTTGCGCGGTGAAGCAGAAGGAGGAGAATATACCGAACATTTCGAGGTGCCTTATGAGGACGGGATGAGCTTGCTGGATGCGATTTTCTGGATTCGGGAACACCAGGACCCTTCCTTTGCGGTCCGGTATTCCTGCCGCTCGGCAAATGCCTGCAAGGAATGCTCGGCCCTTGTGGACGGAAAAGCCGGGTATCTGTGCAGTATCCGCGCCGTACCGGACAGCGAAGTCAAGATCGAGCCGCTGCGCGCTCTTCCATGGATCAAGGATTTGGCGACCGGACTGGAGTGA
- a CDS encoding sensor histidine kinase translates to MKSKSAFERNTWRFTRYGSLFLITLVYLFNPSSIPLWIRLGMIIALLASVPVAVNLYRHYADKPVALKIAVICEMAVIVLLLLPTGGMDSPFKWYALNPLMVASELLSAWFAWSLLVSYIGVLGAVFYIFLNLELKNVPAFAFQNSGLIAALVVVVVAMQMIGSVLRELDRANERTDETLDHIKSIYHIVETASHHELMNIGQIIADCVVKLTKLPKALFWFAPRPGEVTPASCQTGWNQAEEAQLFARMEQHLEEWRRNDEPFYRGIEGFGDFLFMPVRMNTRFVGVIGVRLEAEGKMEVNRWLAQQLILLQELSSIILERHELAVTENRLTIINEQNRIADEMHDSVSQSLFGIVYAAHSLKQTWRELSEEELEEQIDLIKDSATMVAKELRKTIHSLSSKKSGGQNWLGTVRSHLSTISRLNGVEIDFKVSGDDYGLPYHYQKALFRMISETTGNAIRHGKAKLVRVEMALRPELIKLSVTDNGTGFDMDSAAAKETEGGLGMPNMHYLTKSLGGEISISSTIGTGTQVELSIPVGVLEYK, encoded by the coding sequence ATGAAGTCCAAGTCAGCATTTGAACGCAACACGTGGAGATTTACACGCTATGGTTCATTGTTTCTGATAACCTTGGTTTATCTGTTTAATCCTTCGAGCATTCCCTTATGGATCAGGTTAGGTATGATTATTGCTCTATTGGCGTCTGTCCCTGTAGCCGTCAACTTGTACCGGCATTATGCCGACAAGCCGGTTGCTCTGAAAATTGCCGTGATCTGCGAGATGGCGGTGATTGTGCTGCTTCTGCTGCCGACCGGAGGAATGGACAGCCCGTTCAAGTGGTATGCCTTAAATCCGCTCATGGTGGCGTCCGAGCTGCTGAGCGCATGGTTCGCTTGGAGCCTTCTTGTTAGCTATATCGGCGTTCTTGGTGCCGTATTTTATATCTTTTTAAATTTGGAGTTAAAAAATGTTCCAGCGTTTGCCTTTCAGAATTCCGGACTGATTGCTGCGCTGGTCGTTGTGGTTGTGGCCATGCAGATGATCGGCAGCGTGCTCCGCGAGCTGGACCGGGCCAATGAACGGACGGATGAAACGCTGGATCATATCAAATCGATTTATCACATTGTCGAAACGGCGAGCCATCACGAATTGATGAATATTGGCCAGATTATTGCCGATTGTGTGGTCAAGCTCACCAAACTTCCGAAAGCTTTGTTCTGGTTTGCCCCGCGGCCCGGGGAGGTCACGCCGGCCAGCTGCCAGACTGGCTGGAATCAGGCTGAGGAAGCGCAGCTGTTTGCACGCATGGAGCAGCATCTGGAGGAGTGGAGAAGAAACGACGAACCCTTTTACCGCGGGATTGAAGGTTTTGGCGACTTTCTGTTCATGCCGGTGCGGATGAATACCCGTTTTGTTGGCGTAATCGGCGTCAGGCTGGAAGCGGAGGGCAAGATGGAGGTGAACCGCTGGCTGGCGCAGCAGCTGATTTTGCTTCAGGAGCTCAGCTCAATTATTCTGGAACGCCATGAGCTGGCCGTGACGGAGAATCGGCTGACGATTATCAACGAGCAGAACCGGATTGCCGACGAGATGCACGACAGCGTTTCGCAAAGCCTGTTCGGCATTGTGTATGCCGCCCATTCGCTGAAGCAGACCTGGCGCGAACTGTCCGAAGAAGAGCTTGAAGAGCAGATTGATCTGATCAAGGACAGCGCAACGATGGTAGCCAAGGAGCTGCGCAAGACGATTCACAGCTTAAGCTCCAAGAAAAGCGGAGGGCAGAACTGGCTGGGCACCGTCCGTTCCCATCTCAGCACGATTTCGAGGCTGAATGGCGTTGAGATCGATTTTAAAGTGAGCGGTGATGATTACGGGCTGCCTTATCATTACCAGAAAGCCTTGTTCCGGATGATCTCGGAAACGACGGGCAACGCGATCCGTCACGGCAAAGCCAAACTGGTCCGGGTAGAGATGGCCCTGCGCCCTGAATTGATCAAGCTGTCGGTTACGGATAACGGGACCGGCTTTGACATGGACAGTGCGGCGGCCAAAGAAACCGAAGGCGGCTTAGGCATGCCTAACATGCATTATTTGACCAAATCGCTTGGCGGGGAAATCAGCATTTCCAGCACGATCGGCACAGGGACCCAGGTGGAATTGTCCATTCCGGTCGGCGTTCTTGAATACAAATAA
- a CDS encoding (2Fe-2S)-binding protein, translating into MSAGQQDGNFKLNLNGQEVVWSGEPAASLADVIREQQGLTGTKIGCRTGECGACTVLLEGRPVVSCLIPAASVQGQQVETIEGLARLEEFQSLMAAMQENGGVQCGFCTPGVMVTTWAWLQNPALFNGDLGSALKNNLCRCTGYLGIIRSAEQVLAGRGAGV; encoded by the coding sequence GTGAGCGCTGGACAACAAGACGGCAATTTCAAGCTGAACCTGAACGGGCAAGAAGTGGTGTGGAGCGGGGAACCTGCCGCATCGCTGGCTGATGTTATTCGTGAACAGCAGGGACTAACCGGAACCAAGATCGGCTGCCGGACCGGCGAATGCGGAGCGTGTACCGTGCTGCTGGAAGGCCGTCCCGTCGTATCCTGCTTGATCCCGGCGGCTTCCGTTCAGGGGCAGCAGGTTGAAACGATCGAAGGACTGGCACGTCTGGAGGAATTTCAATCGCTGATGGCAGCGATGCAGGAGAACGGCGGAGTGCAATGCGGGTTTTGTACGCCGGGGGTCATGGTAACAACCTGGGCCTGGCTGCAGAATCCGGCTTTGTTTAACGGAGACCTGGGTTCTGCTTTGAAAAATAACTTGTGCCGCTGCACGGGTTACCTCGGCATTATCCGTTCGGCGGAGCAGGTTTTGGCGGGAAGAGGTGCGGGCGTATGA
- a CDS encoding MATE family efflux transporter — translation MSLFVREKPFYRAFISLTLIIGLQNLITFGVNLSDNLMIGGYSEAALSGVALANQIQFLLQMLVMGTCEGVVILSARAWGAGQIQTVKQAAAIGMWIAMLLSVLMWAVVFFAPHAVLSVFTGDEAVIAEGARYLRIICFSYLFFAATSILLAMLRSVETVKIGFVVSLSTLIINICLNYVLIYGKWGFPELGIRGSAIATLSARMLETLIVIGFVKRFDDKILLRFRELLRINQPLLRQYLRIGSPILMSNTIWGAAMAAQTAILGHMGAAAIAANSIATTVFQIVTVITYASASATSVVIGKTIGQGRMEKVKPYAKTLQLLYVAIGLVTSVLLFVSKGYVLQFYSISGEAKELALRFMTVLAVTVIGTAYQMPALTGIVRSGGDTKFVLYNDTIFMWLVVLPSSALAAFVWNLPPLAVFICLKSDQILKCFVALVKVNRFRWIRSFERAA, via the coding sequence TTGAGTTTATTTGTGCGTGAGAAGCCGTTTTACCGGGCCTTTATTTCATTGACGCTGATCATCGGGCTGCAGAATTTGATCACTTTCGGCGTAAATTTGTCCGACAATCTGATGATTGGCGGATACAGCGAAGCGGCGCTGTCGGGCGTTGCTTTGGCTAATCAGATCCAGTTCCTGCTGCAGATGCTCGTCATGGGCACTTGTGAAGGCGTTGTCATTTTGTCCGCGAGAGCCTGGGGGGCAGGCCAGATTCAAACCGTCAAGCAGGCGGCTGCGATCGGCATGTGGATTGCCATGCTGCTTAGCGTTTTGATGTGGGCGGTCGTCTTTTTTGCCCCGCATGCCGTTTTATCCGTGTTCACAGGAGATGAAGCGGTCATTGCCGAAGGTGCGCGTTACCTGCGGATTATCTGTTTTTCTTATTTGTTTTTTGCAGCTACGAGCATTTTGCTGGCAATGCTGCGGAGCGTCGAGACGGTCAAAATCGGATTTGTTGTTTCTTTATCCACGCTTATCATTAACATTTGCCTGAACTATGTACTGATTTACGGAAAATGGGGATTCCCGGAGCTTGGTATCCGCGGCTCGGCCATTGCCACATTAAGCGCGCGTATGCTGGAAACGCTCATTGTGATTGGATTTGTCAAACGGTTTGACGACAAAATCCTGCTGCGCTTCCGAGAACTTCTGCGCATTAATCAGCCTCTGCTCCGGCAGTATCTGAGGATAGGCTCTCCTATTCTGATGTCCAACACGATCTGGGGAGCCGCCATGGCCGCGCAGACCGCTATTTTGGGACATATGGGGGCTGCCGCCATCGCGGCCAACAGCATCGCGACAACGGTGTTTCAAATCGTGACGGTTATCACTTATGCTTCGGCCAGCGCCACCTCGGTTGTCATTGGCAAAACGATCGGCCAGGGCCGGATGGAGAAGGTGAAGCCTTATGCGAAGACGCTGCAGCTGCTGTATGTCGCCATCGGGCTGGTCACTTCCGTGCTGCTGTTTGTCAGCAAAGGGTACGTGCTGCAGTTCTACAGCATTTCGGGCGAAGCCAAGGAGCTGGCTCTGCGGTTTATGACGGTGCTGGCCGTGACGGTCATTGGAACAGCCTATCAAATGCCGGCATTGACCGGCATCGTAAGGAGCGGCGGGGATACCAAATTTGTGCTGTATAACGATACGATTTTTATGTGGCTGGTGGTGCTGCCTTCATCGGCTTTGGCCGCTTTCGTATGGAATTTGCCGCCGCTCGCCGTCTTTATCTGCCTGAAATCGGATCAGATTCTGAAGTGTTTTGTAGCTTTGGTGAAGGTGAACCGGTTCCGCTGGATTCGAAGCTTTGAAAGAGCGGCCTGA
- a CDS encoding xanthine dehydrogenase family protein molybdopterin-binding subunit, with product MSELRKKSPADLSAKLAGETRYLHDLNFPGQLVGAIYRSPYAHARILSINVERAKQVEGVAAVLTADDLPSYKYGPTKFKDWNLLAKDRVLFIGDEIVAIAAETKEAAQRALELVEVEFEPLPGVFDPEDSLKPGAPLLHEDVESNKPMQVSVSRGDLEEGKRKAAVVKGGRYYSNRVYQGHLEPVGAIASWSDEEGITIWAPSHIPYRARETYAAGFGLPEDKVRIIVPPIGGSFGAKYVLKVHVIAAALAMAARRHVKIILDRYEDMITAHPRVPLTFDIEIGADEEGRFVYKELTVYADAGARVYWSPNVVSTVCTRADNIYHFGSVKSEGYLCYTNNSPTTCMRGFGNAEMLFAVESVIDEIALELNMDPAELRLKNIVHQGDTTLHGYRLDTCKLDECIEKVKELSGWHRRASLPPYRGLGLAVANHVSGFRAIDPRFDGSTAVIRLKQDGGIEVETGEIELGQGMSLTYARIASKILGIPEEAILVKSGDTGRYPFGIGTLASRSTVMGGNAVQKAAQSLAARLKELARETLGEAADFREGAAVLEGQTYSLSELASWYRARHAGEELEIKETYVPDTDLPDATYFGHPSPNYPFAAHVAEVEVDPDTGRTKVIGYWAVHDSGTIIHETMAKGQVLGAIAQGVGWVTMEDLLVKDGKVMNPSMMDYRMPGANDMPKAEVFFIQGKDPNGPLGAKSIGEVALDPVPGAIANAIAHATGKRGYALPLSAEKVWKSLQNT from the coding sequence ATGAGCGAACTCCGAAAAAAATCGCCCGCCGACCTCAGCGCCAAGCTGGCCGGCGAAACCCGTTATTTGCATGACCTGAACTTTCCGGGTCAGCTGGTGGGCGCTATCTACCGAAGTCCCTATGCACACGCCCGGATTCTCTCCATTAACGTGGAACGGGCCAAGCAGGTGGAAGGTGTAGCAGCGGTGCTGACGGCCGATGATTTGCCAAGCTATAAATATGGTCCGACGAAATTTAAGGATTGGAACCTGCTCGCCAAGGACCGGGTGCTGTTCATCGGGGATGAAATCGTAGCTATTGCGGCTGAAACAAAGGAAGCGGCGCAGCGGGCGCTTGAATTGGTGGAAGTCGAATTCGAGCCGCTGCCTGGCGTGTTTGATCCGGAGGATTCGCTGAAACCGGGGGCTCCTCTTCTGCATGAGGATGTAGAGTCCAACAAACCTATGCAGGTCAGCGTAAGCCGTGGCGATCTGGAGGAAGGCAAACGGAAAGCGGCTGTAGTCAAGGGCGGGCGTTATTACTCCAACCGGGTTTACCAGGGACATTTGGAGCCTGTTGGCGCAATTGCGAGCTGGTCTGACGAAGAGGGCATCACCATCTGGGCTCCTTCGCATATCCCTTATCGGGCGAGAGAGACCTATGCGGCAGGCTTTGGACTGCCGGAAGATAAGGTGCGGATCATTGTGCCGCCCATCGGCGGTTCTTTTGGCGCCAAATACGTACTGAAGGTGCATGTCATCGCGGCTGCGCTGGCTATGGCTGCCCGCCGTCATGTCAAAATCATACTGGACCGTTATGAAGATATGATTACGGCACATCCTCGCGTTCCATTGACGTTCGACATTGAAATCGGCGCGGACGAGGAAGGCCGTTTTGTTTATAAAGAGCTTACCGTTTACGCGGATGCGGGAGCACGTGTCTATTGGAGTCCAAACGTCGTTTCGACGGTGTGCACACGCGCCGATAATATCTATCATTTCGGCAGCGTCAAATCGGAAGGTTATCTTTGCTACACCAACAACAGTCCAACAACCTGCATGCGCGGCTTCGGCAACGCGGAGATGTTGTTTGCCGTGGAGAGCGTCATTGACGAAATAGCGCTGGAGCTGAATATGGACCCGGCCGAACTCCGCTTAAAAAATATCGTCCATCAAGGCGATACGACGCTTCACGGCTACCGCCTCGATACATGCAAGCTGGATGAATGCATTGAGAAGGTTAAGGAGCTTTCAGGCTGGCATCGCAGAGCTTCGCTGCCGCCTTACCGCGGGCTTGGTCTGGCCGTTGCCAACCATGTGTCCGGCTTCCGGGCCATTGATCCCCGCTTTGATGGTTCTACGGCGGTCATCCGTCTGAAGCAGGACGGAGGGATCGAGGTCGAAACCGGGGAAATAGAGCTGGGTCAAGGCATGTCCCTGACGTATGCCCGCATAGCCAGCAAAATTCTGGGGATCCCGGAAGAAGCGATTCTGGTCAAGTCTGGCGACACAGGCCGGTATCCGTTTGGCATCGGCACTTTGGCTTCGCGCAGCACGGTTATGGGCGGCAACGCGGTACAGAAAGCGGCACAGTCGCTGGCGGCCCGCTTGAAAGAGCTGGCCAGGGAGACGCTGGGCGAAGCGGCGGACTTCCGGGAAGGTGCAGCTGTATTGGAGGGGCAAACTTATTCCTTGAGCGAGCTCGCTTCCTGGTACCGTGCCCGCCATGCGGGTGAAGAGCTGGAGATCAAAGAAACCTACGTGCCGGATACGGACCTGCCGGACGCCACTTATTTCGGCCACCCGTCGCCCAACTATCCGTTTGCGGCTCATGTAGCCGAGGTAGAGGTGGATCCGGATACAGGCAGAACGAAAGTCATCGGCTATTGGGCCGTACATGATTCAGGCACAATTATCCACGAAACAATGGCCAAAGGTCAGGTGCTTGGTGCCATCGCACAGGGGGTGGGCTGGGTGACGATGGAGGATCTGCTCGTCAAGGACGGCAAAGTCATGAACCCGTCGATGATGGATTACCGGATGCCGGGCGCCAATGATATGCCGAAGGCGGAAGTCTTTTTTATTCAGGGAAAGGATCCGAACGGTCCGCTTGGAGCCAAGTCGATCGGCGAAGTGGCGTTAGACCCGGTGCCTGGCGCTATCGCCAATGCGATTGCCCATGCTACGGGCAAACGGGGTTATGCCCTGCCGCTGTCGGCGGAGAAGGTTTGGAAATCGCTGCAGAACACGTAA